In the Gemmatimonadaceae bacterium genome, ATCGTTGGCAACGAGTAACAGTTCGCCCCCCGCGTCGCGGAGCGCGCGCGCCACGCGGTCCACGATCCGCACCCCGCCCACCACCGCCAGTCCCTTGGGTGCGCCGAACCGTGTGCTCGCGCCCCCGGCGAGAATGATGCCGACCGGAGGGTGGGCTGGCGACGAGGCGGCGCGCGGTGGCACGGAGAAGCGGCGCTTGCGGCGCTACTCGCCGCGGTAGGCGGCGCTCAGCGTGGCATCCTCGGCCACGCGCACTTCGTGCACCGCCACACCACCGGTCAGCGCGTCTCGCACTGCGTTGAAAATGAATCGCGCGAGGTTCTCGCCGGTCGGCATAAGGCGCCCTTCCGCGAACTCGGGAACGTCGAGATTCAGATTGGTGTGATCGAACCGCGCGCGGACGTCGCGCTCGAGCACGCGATCCACTTCACCGAGATCGACGATCATGCCGGTGTGTTCATCGATTTCTCCGCGCACCGTCACGTCGCACGTGTAGGTATGGCCGTGATAGTTGGGACGCGCGCACAGCCCGAACCTGCGAGCGTTCTCCGCGTCGCTCAACTCGGGCAGGCGATACCGATGGGCGGCGGCGAAGCTGATACGGCGGGTGAGGTAGGCGATCGCCACGCGCGATCAGTGGGAGAAGAGGTAGGAGATGCCGATGGTCAACGACGGGTTGTTCCGCCAGAACGACTTGGACAGAGTGGCCGGGACGATCGTCGTGTTGTTCTTGCCCACGGTGTAGTACGTCTGCGGGTAGCCCATCGAGTACATCCGGTTGTTCAGGTCGGCGCGTAGCGCCCACCGGTTGCTCGCCACCCAGCGGATGGTGAAACCCCAGACGAACTCGAAGCGCGTCCCGAACTGGTAGCTGCCTACGTCACTCTGCGTGTGGCGGTCGGAGATGAACCCCATGCCAAGATTGGCCAACGGCATGAAACCGTGGAAGGTGCGATCGCCGGTCAGTGAGAGCGACGCCGTGCCATCCACCGCCCAGAGCGGCCAATCCCAGAGTCCAACGTCGGGGTTGCTCCGCGAGGGGTCGAGGACCTTGCGCACGGAGCTCGTGCGCGAGAGCGAGGCGTTGAGGAAGAGCGGGCCCGCGGCATGCCACCCGTAGAGGAACGACCACAAGGCGCCGCCCTGGGGCGCGACGCCGGCTGGATCGGGGGCTGCCGAGAAGTGGCCCGTGAGCAGCGCGATCTCCATCGTCTGGTCGACGTCCTGGTACGGGCTTCGCGACGGGGCATACCCGACCTGCTGTTGGGCGCGGGCGGACACGGCCGAGACGGCCAGAAGAATGGCGGGCAACATTCGCTTCAAGAGTCGGCTCCCAGCGTTCGTAGGTCCTTCCCCGTCATCTCGGGCGGCGTTTCCAGCCCAAGCATGCGGAGGAGGGTCGGCCCAACATCGCACAATGCACCGCCGGAGCGAAGGGGGAAGGCTCCCCCGCCGTGCGCCGGTGCGGCCGCCCCCGCGTCGACAGCCAGAATCGGCACCGGGTTCGTCGTATGCGCGGTGTGCGGGCCCCCCGTTTCGGGATCGATCATCTGCTCGCAGTTCCCATGGTCGGCCGTGATCAGCAGCCGGGCGCCGACACGTTCCGCGGAGGTGAGCAGGCGCGCCAGGCAGGCGTCCACGGTCTCCACCGCCCGGATCGTAGCCGGGAGCGACCCGGTATGGCCGACCATGTCGCTGTTCGCATAGTTGCAAAGAATGAAGTCGTGTTCGCGTGCCTCCACCGCGCTGCACAATGCGTCGGTCACGCCGGCGGCGCTCATCTCGGGCGCGAGGTCGTACGTCGCCACCTTCTGGCTGGGCACGAGCAGCCGGTCCTCGCCTTTGAACGGCGTCTCCCGGCCCCCGTTGAAGAAGTAGGTCACGTGCGCGTACTTCTCGGTTTCCGCGGTACGCAGTTGCGTCATGCCGGCGTCGGAAATCACCTCGCCGACGATGTTCACGAGGCTGCGCGGGGCGAACGCGATCGGCACGGAGAACGTCTGGTCGTACTGCGTCATGGACACCACATACACCGTGGGCCGGGGGGCGGTGGCAAACCCGTCGAACCCGTCCATGGTCAGCGCGCGGACGATCTGGCGCATCCGGTCGGCGCGGTAGTTGAAGCAGATCAGCGCGTCGCCGTCGCGGATCGGCGCTACTGGCTTCCCGTTCTCGACGATGGTCGTTGGCGCGATGAACTCGTCGGTCTCGTCCCGTTCGTAGGCGGCGCGGATCACGGCCAGCGGATCCGCTCCGGCCGGTCCCGTGCCCTGGACTGCCGCCCGGTACCATTTCTCGGTTCGATCCCATCGTTTGTCGCGATCCATACCGAAGTATCGGCCGCCCAGGCTGGCCACGCGCGCGCGCCCCCTCGCCCGCTCCAGCGTTTCGCGCATGAAGCCAAGGCCCGAACGGGGCATCGTGTCGCGTCCGTCGAGCAGGGCGTGGATGGCCACGTGGGGCAGTCGCTCGCGCTCGGCCAGATCGATGAGCGCGAACAGGTGCTGGTCGAGGGCATGTACGCCTCCGTTCCCGACGAGCCCCATGAGGTGGAGCGTGCCTCCCGATGCGCGGACGCGGCGGCAGGCCTCGAGAAGCGCCTCATTGCGAAAGAACGACCCGTCCTTGATGGCCTGCGAGATGCGGACGAGGTCCTGCATCACCACGCGGCCCGCGCCGAGGTTGAGGTGCCCCACTTCGCTATTCCCCATCTGGCCCTCGGGTAGCCCCACCGCGAGCCCCGAGGCGGCGAGCAGGGTGCGCGGATACCGCTCCACGAGCCGGTCCCAGGTGGGCGTGCGCGCGAGGGCGATCGCGTTCCCCTCGCGCTCGGCGCGATATCCCCAACCGTCGAGAACGACCAGGACGACCGGCTGTTTGGTGTGAGGCGGCATCGATCTCCGTTCGGGCGCTTGCTCTGCCGCGCCCAACCTTTCATACTCGAACGTCATACGCGGCGGTCACGAAATGTACCCGTCGCCCTAGCCCCGACCAAGCGATGCGCCTTCGTACTCTTCTCGCGGTGACTCTGCTCTCCGCTGCACCGGCCGCGCCTATTGCGTGGGCGCAGTCCACGACCGGCCCCACTGTGTTCTACTCGGGTCCGGGTACGCAGAAGCTCGCCACCGTCACCCAGGGCACTGTGGTCGCGCCGGCCGGCCAGTCGGGGAAGTACCTTCGAGTGATCCTGCGTGGCTACATCGCTACCTCGCTGCTCGGGGGCCCGAGCGATTCCTTCGCGACGAGAGTGACCGGCACCGACGCGCGGCTACGCACCAGCGCATCGACATCGGCCCCTGTGGCGGCCGCACTGGAGCAGGGCGTGGGGTTCCACGTGGTGAAGCGTGGCGGCGGCTGGACGAAGGTGGAACGGGCCGGATGGATACTCCGCTCGGCACTGCCCGCCACGTTGCCCGCCGATCCTGCGCCATCTGTGCTGCACCTGGCACCCCCGGCACAGATCAAGCAATCTCCGGTGGCGCCGCCCGTCACCCCGGCCACTCCGGACACCACCCCGCCGGGGGCAGGGCAGGCCGGTGACGTCACGCCCGTTGGCACCACTGGCCTCGCCCCGGCGCCGGACGTGGCTCCGGTGGCTACCGTGCAGCATGGGGCCGTACTCACCCCGTTGGCGCGGGAGCGCGGGTGGGTGCGCGTGCGGCTGGAAGGTTGGGTGCGCGAGGCCGACGTTGCGGCGGCCGACAGTTCGCTCGCCCGGCTGAGCGCGGCCGATCTGCGCGCCAGTCCTCAGCAATACGTGGGGCGAACGGTTCGGTGGACAGTGACGTCGCTGGCGTTCCAGACCGCCGACGCCCTGCGGCACGACATGAAGCCCGACGAGCCCTATCTGCTGGCGCGCGGGCCTGGGGCGGAAACGTCGCTCCTGTACCTGGCGTTGCCTCCCGACCTAGTGGCCAGGGCGCAAGCTCTACCGCCAATGGCGCAGTTGATCATCACGGCCACGGTACGGACGGGCCGGTCGGACCCCGCAGGGGTACCGATCCTGGATGTGTCGTCGATGACAACGAGGTGAACTGACCAAGTGGTCAGAATTGTCTACGATGCTATGGATATGGACCTGAATTGGTCCCGGGCGGTAGGTACAGCTGGGCAAGGCAGCGCATGAATTTCGGTGGTTCTGGCAGTCTTCATCAACATTCGGAGTGGCATGGAGTCAAGGCGTTTCGGACCGCGATCGGCGTACAGTGACCCTCGCCGCCGCCTTGCGCGGGTGCACGTGCGCACTCTCACGTACCTCGTGGCCGGTGCGGCGAGCCTCGCGGCGTTCACCCGTCCGGCGGAGCTCGCGGCAGTGGACATCACCCGGCCGGCGGTTCCGGACGTGATCGCCACCGCCGAGGCGGCGGGGGCGAGTCATGCCGTAGAACTCACGGTGGCCATGCCCGGCGACTCGGTGGACATGCCGATGGATCTGGGGGCCGATTCGCTCAACGTGCGCTACGAATGGGTGGCCGAGGGCGACCCGGTGCGTCCGGCGTACACGCATGGCTTCGCCCGTAGCGCGCTGTTGGCCCCGGCCACGCCCGGGTTCTACCATTTGGCGCTGTTCCGGGACACGTCGCGAGTGCTGCTCGACACCCCGACGCTGGCCGTGCTGATGCCGTTCGGTGAGAAACGTGGGGGCAAGATCAACGGGTACCGGATCGGAACGTATCGGGGTGAGCGGCAGGGGACGGACGCGCACCCGGAGGGCTTCCTGGCGGTGGAGCCCGGCGACGCCGATCTTCCGGTGAGCGCGCATCTGCGCGTGTCGGACTTCATCACACACGATTCGCAGCAGGACGTGTGGCCCAAGTACGTGGCGCTCGATCCGCGGCTGCTCGACAAGCTGGAGTTGGTACTTGATCAATTGGAGCGTGGAGCGGGCCAACGAGCGCCCATGCGCCTCGATTTTGACGTGCACTCTGGTTTCCGGACACCGCTCTATAACCGCACCGTGCCAGGGGCGGCCGAGGAGAGCCAACACCAGTTCGGCGACGCGGCGGACGTCACGCTCGATGCCAACGGCGACGGTCGGATCGACCGGGCCGACGTGGAGGCCATCGTGCACGCCGTAGACGTTGTGGAGGCGGCACATCCGGAATTGGTGGGCGGGCTGGGGATCTACACCAGCTCGCGCTATCCGACACCGTACGTGCACATCGACACGCGGGGCGAGCGCGAACGCTGGCACGGCTAGCCACTCTGGGGACGGGGGCGTCCATGAACGAACATTTGCGGGATCGCATACTGAGAAGGCTCGACACCCTGTCCGACGAGCGGGGCTATCAGGCGCTGGACTACATCGAATTCCTCGAGTCGAAATACGCCGAGCGGCAGTCGCCGGCGGCTAACGCGTTCACGCGGCTCACCGAATCGGTGGAGGACACGCTCCGCGCGGGCCGGGTGTCGGCATCGGTGATCGCCGAAACGATGGCATTTCTCAACCGTGCCTCCGGCGTGTTGAACAGCGCGCTGGCGGCGGGAAAATCGGTTGCCGACGATGTGGTCAAGGTCGCGAAGCAGGCGACAACTCAGCCGGGTATCGTGCCGGTAATTGGAGCGCCAACGAGTACGGCGCCAACGGGTACCGCGACGACAAGCGCGGCGCCAACGAGGCCAGCGCCGGCAAGGCCAGCGCCGGCACGACCAGCACAGGACCGATAGAGCGCGGAAGCGGCACGTGGCAAACAGAGACCTGAGGCCGGCCGTAACGTTCGCAGCTTGAAGGTCGAAGGCGGTTCTGAATTCCGCGCTTCATTCGGCGCCGCCGGTTCTGCCCCGCGTGCTTGCTTGCGCCCCTTTTCTGTCCCGCCTATTTTTCGCCATGGCAACCACAACTCGCCAAGCAACCAGGCCCGCCCAGTCCGGCACCACGGACGGCGGGCTTTCGCGTATAGCCGAACCGCGCGGTGCCGAACGGGTCCGTGACCCGGTCGCCCTGACGTTCGACGACGTCCTGCTCGTGCCGGCCCACGCGATGACCCATCCCAAGGACGTCACGCTCACCACGCGGTTCAGCCGCGGCATCGTGCTCAATGTGCCGCTCGTGGCGGCCGCCATGGACACGGTGACGGAAAGTGACATGGCGATCGCCATGGCGCGGGCCGGCGGGCTTGCCGTGCTCCACAAGAACATGTCCATCGACCGGCAGGCTGCCGAGGTGGACCGCGTCAAGCGCAGCGAGAGCGGAATGATCCTCAATCCGATCACGCTTCGGTCCACGGACACGGTACGCGAAGCCACGGCGCTCATGCGCCGATTCAGCATCTCCGGCGTGCCGATCGTGGACGAGGAGGGGCGGCTGGTGGGTATCATCACCAACCGGGACCTGCAGTTCGAGAAGGAGCTTGACCGGTTGCTCGCCGACGCGATGACCAAGGAAGGGCTGGTCACGGCTCCGATCGGTACGACGCTCGAGGAAGCCGAGCGCATCCTCGCCAAGGGACGGATCGAGAAGCTCCCCGTGGTGGATTCCGACGGGAAGCTCAGGGGTCTGATCACGGTCAAGGACATCCACAAGCGGCGGCAGTATCCCGGGGCCAACAAGGACGAGCACGGACGCCTGCGAGTGGCAGCGGCGATCGGTGCGGCAGGGGACTTCCTTCCCCGGGCGCGGGCCCTGGTCGAGGCCGGGGTGGATGCGTTGATCATCGACACGGCGCACGGGCACGCCGACGGAGTGCTGCGCGCCACGGCCGAGGTACGCGAGAAGTTTCCTCAGGTGCAGCTGGTGGCCGGGAATGTGGCCACGCGCGAGGGCGCGCGGGCGCTGGTGGAGCGCGGAGTGGACGCCGTGAAGGTGGGAGTGGGTCCGGGGTCGATCTGCACTACGCGAGTCGTCACCGGTGTCGGGGTGCCGCAGCTCACCGCCATTTTCGACGCTGTGGAAGGCGCCGGTGACGTGCCGGTGATCGCCGACGGCGGCATCAAGTATTCGGGCGACGCGGTCAAGGCGCTGGCCGCCGGCGCGTCGAGCGTGATGATGGGTTCGATGCTCGCCGGCACCGAGGAGAGCCCCGGCGAGGCGTTCCTGCTCGAGGGGCGCCGATTCAAGATGGTGCGCGGCATGGGGTCGCTTTCCGCCATGCAGGACGGCAGCGCCGACCGGTACTTCCAGGAGGGCGAGCTGTCGCCCAAGAAGCTGGTGCCCGAAGGCATCGAGGGCCGGGTGCCTTACAAGGGCCCGGTGGGCGACGTGCTGTTCCAGATGGTGGGCGGGCTCCGCAGCGGGATGGGCTACGTGGGGTGCGCCACGATCGACGAACTGCGCACGCGGCCGTCGTTCGTGCGGATCACCGCGGCGGGTCTGCGTGAGTCGCACCCGCACGACGTGACGATCACCAGAGAAGCGCCGAACTACTCACTCTAGATCCCGGCTGCGCATTCGCGCCATGGGCGTGACGGGCCGTTTCAGAGCGAGCGTTGACAAAGTCCGCGCGCCGGGACAACTTGCCCCGGCGCGATTTGTATACAGAATTTCCCATCCACCCCGCGACGCTTCCGTCGCCTCCGTTCTACAAATCAGAGGATGACCGAATGAACCTGTTCCGACGCAAGAGCGTTACCGCGCTCCAAGCCGAGGCAATGTCCGATCACAGCCTGCAACGCGTCCTGGGTCCACTCAATCTGACGACGCTGGGGATCGGCGCGATCATTGGCACCGGCATCTTCGTCCTTACGGGTGAGGTAGCGGCGCAAAATGCGGGGCCCGCGGTCGTGCTGTCGTTCATCTTCGCCGGGGTGGCGTCGGTCTTCGCAGCACTCTGCTACTCCGAGTTCGCGGCGCTCATCCCCATGGCCGGGAGCGCCTATACGTATGGCTACGCGACGCTCGGCGAGTTCGTCGCATGGATCATCGGCTGGGATTTGATCCTCGAGTATGCGCTCGGTGCGGTGACGGTCGCCATCGGGTGGTCGGGTTATGTCGTGAGCTTCCTCCGCGACGTCGGCATCAACGTACCCTGCGCGTTCTCGGCGGCCCGCGGAATTTCCGTCCATTGCGCGGACGGTTCCACGGCGACGGCGATCTTCAATCTGCCGGCCGTCATCATCATCGCGGTCGTCACCGCGTTGCTCGTCGTCGGGATCAAGGAATCCGCGAACGTGAACAACGTGATTGTCATGATCAAGGTTGCCGTCGTGTTGCTGTTCATCTTCGCTGCGGTTCACGCCGTCCACCCGGCCAACTGGCATCCCTTCATCCCCCCGGCGACGGGCAAGCGGGGTGAGTTCGGCTGGGGTGGCGTCACAACCGGCGCCGGCATTGTGTTCTTCGCCTATATAGGATTTGACGCGGTGTCCACCGCCGCGCAGGAAGCGAAGAACCCGCAGCGAGACATGCCGATCGGCATCATCGGGTCGCTCGTCATCTGCACGCTTCTGTACATCGCGGTGAGCGCCATTGCCACGGGCGTGATGAGCTACAAGCTTCTCAACGTGCCCGATCCGATCGCAGTCGCGGCGGACGCGGCGGGTCTGGGCTGGATGGCGTCGCTGATCAAACTCGGCGCCATCGCTGGCCTGTCGTCAGTGATTCTCGTGATGCTGCTCGGGCAGTCGCGCGTGTTCTATTCCATGGCACGCGACGGACTGCTGCCGCCGATCGTGAACAAGGTGCACCCCAAGTTCCACACGCCGTACGTGACGTCGATCGTCACTGGCGTGATCGTGGCGTTCTTCGCGGCCATTCTGCCCATCGCCGACGCCGCCAACCTCGTTTCGATCGGCACCCTGATGGCGTTCGTCATCGTTTCGATCGGTGTGGTTGTGCTCCGTGTCCGCGAGCCTGACCTGCCACGGGCGTTCAAGACGCCCATGGTCTGGGCGGTCGGGCCGCTCGGCGCGCTCTCCGCCGCGTACCTCATGTACAGATTGCCGTGGGAAACCTGGGTGCGGCTGATCGTCTGGTTCGTGCTCGGCATGATCATCTATTGGACGTACAGCCTGTGGCACTCGAATCTGGCGAAGGCATCGCCCGAAGCGAGCGATTGATCCTCGTGCGCGTTAGCTTTGAAACGGCGCCCGACTCCGGGCGCCGTTTCGCTTTTTCCGACGCCCCGTGACCGTTCAAGACTACCTCGCCGTTCCCGCCGCGCGACGCGACGCGATCCTCCGCCTGGCCGAGTACTGGCAGCCGGGTCGTGTCGTCGCGCTGTCCACGCACATCAACGCCGACGGCGACGGCTGTGGCTCCGAGGCGGCGCTGGCCCGGCTGCTCGCCGAGCGCGGGCTCACGGTACGCATCGTGAATCCCACCCCCTGGCCCGACCTGTTCCGGTTCCTGCTCGGCGACGACGTGCAGGACGCGTCCGCCCAGGGTGCCGAGGCGCTGCTCGGGGTCGACGCCCTGGTGGTGGTGGACATCAACGACGTAACGCGCCTGGGCCAGCTCACGGAGACGGTGCGCGCGCTCACCGTGCCGCGGCTCGTGGTCGACCACCACGTGGTCTCGGCGGACCCGGCGGGCGACGTGATCGTGAGCGACACGCATGCTTGCGCGACCGGCGAGCTGATCTACGACGTGGCCTCCGTGCTCGAACTCGAGATCACGCCGGCTATCGCGGAGTCGCTCTACACGGCGATCCTCACCGACACCGGCGGCTTCCGGTTCAGCAACACGTCGCCGCGCGCCCATGCCATTGCCGCCGACCTGATGACGCGCGGGGTGGATCCCGAGGCGATGTACCGCCGCGTGTACGCTTCCGCCCCGGTGGGCCGCGTGCGGCTACTCGCCGAGGTGCTCCAGACGCTTGGGGTGGACCAAGCCCTCGGGCTGTCGTGGCTCTCGATGCGCGCTGGCGCCCTGGGCGAATACGGAGTGAAACAGGAGGACCTGGACGGCATCGTCGAGCATGCGCGGTCGATCGCCGGCACCAAGCTGGCGATCTTCTTCCGCGACCTGGGCAACAAGAAGGTCAAGGCGAGCTTCCGCAGCACGGGCGCGTTCGACGCGAACGCCTTTGCGCGGCGCTACGGTGGCGGAGGGCACGTCCGCGCTGCGGGCGCCCTGATCGCCGGGCCCATGGACACGGTGCGCGACCGCGTGCTGGCCGATGCGCGCGGTGAACTGGCGTCGCTTGGAAAGGGGTCGGGCCCGGCGTAGTTTCCCTGACATGTCCGATACCCTCCAGCAGCGCATCGCGACCGCGCTCTCCAAGCTCCGCAATCCGCGCACCGGTCACGATATCGTGTCCGACAACATGGTGCGCGACGTGGGCACCACCACCAGCGGCAAGGTGCGGCTGTCGCTCTTGCTCGCGGCCGACGATCCGGCCACCCTGGTGCGCGATGTGCGGGTGGCGCTCGAACGCGTGGAGGGCGTGACCGGAGTGCACGTGGACGTGAAGGATGCCGCGCAGGCAGCACCCAAGCCGCCCGCATCGCGCAGCCTGCCGGTGATGGACGACCGGCCCGCCGCCCCGCGCGCGAGCGCGCCCACGCCAGTGGCCTATCCGAACCTCGGCAACATCATCGCGGTGTCGAGCGGCAAGGGCGGGGTGGGCAAGTCCACCGTCGCCACGAACCTCGCCGTGGCGCTGGCTGCTGGCGGTGCGCGCGTCGGGCTCATGGACGCCGATATCTACGGCCCCAATGTGCCCCGCATGATGGGCGTGGATGCGCCGCCTGCCGTAGTGAACGAGAAGATCGTGCCGCTCGAGGCGTTCGGGGTGAAGGTCATCTCGCTCGGCTTCATGATCGACCGCGACCAGCCGGCGATCTGGCGCGGGCCGATCGTGATGAAAATCATCACGCAGTTCCTGCGCGACGTGGCCTGGGGCGAGCTCGACTATTTCATCGTCGACATGCCGCCCGGCACGGGCGACGCGCAGCTGTCGCTGGTGCAAGCCACGATGCTGCGCGGCGCGCTCATCGTGACCACGCCGCAGGAGATGGCCACCGGCGACGCGCTGCGGGGCGTGCGCATGTTCCAGCGCGTGGGCGTGCCGGTGCTGGGCATCGTGGAGAACATGAGCTGGTTCGAGTGCCCGCACTGCGGCAAGCCGACGCCGATTTTCGGCGCCGGCGGCGGGGAGCGGTTGGCAGCGGAAACCGAGCTGCCGTTGTTGGGGCAGATCCCGCTCCATCCGCAGGTGCTCGAGAATGCCGAGGTCGGCCAGCCGATCGTGGTGGCCGACGCCACGTCGGCCGCGGGCCGAGCCCTCCTGGCGCTTGCCGACCGCGTGATCCAGGCCGTGCACGAGCTGGCGGCCGCGCCATGACTTGACGATGTCTCGCGCCCTGGTCACGCTGCTCACCGACTTCGGCACCGCCGACGGCTACGTCGCGGAGATGAAGGGTGTGCTGCTGACCGGCGCGCGCGAGGCTGTGATCGTCGACGTGTCGCACGACATTGCCCCGCAGGACCTCGAGGCGGGGCGGCTGGCGCTGGCCCGCTACTGGAGGCGCTTTCCCGAGGGCACGATCCACATCGCGGTGATCGATCCCGGGGTGGGCTCGGGGCGCGGCGCGCTGGCGGTGGAGAGCCAACGGCGCTATCTCGTTGGGCCCGACAACGGGCTGCTCTCGCCGGCGCTTCTGGCACCGGGCGCGCGCGTGGTGCGGCTGGGCGTGCCGCCCT is a window encoding:
- a CDS encoding D-Ala-D-Ala carboxypeptidase family metallohydrolase; translated protein: MRTLTYLVAGAASLAAFTRPAELAAVDITRPAVPDVIATAEAAGASHAVELTVAMPGDSVDMPMDLGADSLNVRYEWVAEGDPVRPAYTHGFARSALLAPATPGFYHLALFRDTSRVLLDTPTLAVLMPFGEKRGGKINGYRIGTYRGERQGTDAHPEGFLAVEPGDADLPVSAHLRVSDFITHDSQQDVWPKYVALDPRLLDKLELVLDQLERGAGQRAPMRLDFDVHSGFRTPLYNRTVPGAAEESQHQFGDAADVTLDANGDGRIDRADVEAIVHAVDVVEAAHPELVGGLGIYTSSRYPTPYVHIDTRGERERWHG
- a CDS encoding bifunctional oligoribonuclease/PAP phosphatase NrnA; this translates as MTVQDYLAVPAARRDAILRLAEYWQPGRVVALSTHINADGDGCGSEAALARLLAERGLTVRIVNPTPWPDLFRFLLGDDVQDASAQGAEALLGVDALVVVDINDVTRLGQLTETVRALTVPRLVVDHHVVSADPAGDVIVSDTHACATGELIYDVASVLELEITPAIAESLYTAILTDTGGFRFSNTSPRAHAIAADLMTRGVDPEAMYRRVYASAPVGRVRLLAEVLQTLGVDQALGLSWLSMRAGALGEYGVKQEDLDGIVEHARSIAGTKLAIFFRDLGNKKVKASFRSTGAFDANAFARRYGGGGHVRAAGALIAGPMDTVRDRVLADARGELASLGKGSGPA
- a CDS encoding 6-carboxytetrahydropterin synthase, whose protein sequence is MAIAYLTRRISFAAAHRYRLPELSDAENARRFGLCARPNYHGHTYTCDVTVRGEIDEHTGMIVDLGEVDRVLERDVRARFDHTNLNLDVPEFAEGRLMPTGENLARFIFNAVRDALTGGVAVHEVRVAEDATLSAAYRGE
- the guaB gene encoding IMP dehydrogenase, which gives rise to MATTTRQATRPAQSGTTDGGLSRIAEPRGAERVRDPVALTFDDVLLVPAHAMTHPKDVTLTTRFSRGIVLNVPLVAAAMDTVTESDMAIAMARAGGLAVLHKNMSIDRQAAEVDRVKRSESGMILNPITLRSTDTVREATALMRRFSISGVPIVDEEGRLVGIITNRDLQFEKELDRLLADAMTKEGLVTAPIGTTLEEAERILAKGRIEKLPVVDSDGKLRGLITVKDIHKRRQYPGANKDEHGRLRVAAAIGAAGDFLPRARALVEAGVDALIIDTAHGHADGVLRATAEVREKFPQVQLVAGNVATREGARALVERGVDAVKVGVGPGSICTTRVVTGVGVPQLTAIFDAVEGAGDVPVIADGGIKYSGDAVKALAAGASSVMMGSMLAGTEESPGEAFLLEGRRFKMVRGMGSLSAMQDGSADRYFQEGELSPKKLVPEGIEGRVPYKGPVGDVLFQMVGGLRSGMGYVGCATIDELRTRPSFVRITAAGLRESHPHDVTITREAPNYSL
- a CDS encoding Mrp/NBP35 family ATP-binding protein, producing MSDTLQQRIATALSKLRNPRTGHDIVSDNMVRDVGTTTSGKVRLSLLLAADDPATLVRDVRVALERVEGVTGVHVDVKDAAQAAPKPPASRSLPVMDDRPAAPRASAPTPVAYPNLGNIIAVSSGKGGVGKSTVATNLAVALAAGGARVGLMDADIYGPNVPRMMGVDAPPAVVNEKIVPLEAFGVKVISLGFMIDRDQPAIWRGPIVMKIITQFLRDVAWGELDYFIVDMPPGTGDAQLSLVQATMLRGALIVTTPQEMATGDALRGVRMFQRVGVPVLGIVENMSWFECPHCGKPTPIFGAGGGERLAAETELPLLGQIPLHPQVLENAEVGQPIVVADATSAAGRALLALADRVIQAVHELAAAP
- the gpmI gene encoding 2,3-bisphosphoglycerate-independent phosphoglycerate mutase; the protein is MPPHTKQPVVLVVLDGWGYRAEREGNAIALARTPTWDRLVERYPRTLLAASGLAVGLPEGQMGNSEVGHLNLGAGRVVMQDLVRISQAIKDGSFFRNEALLEACRRVRASGGTLHLMGLVGNGGVHALDQHLFALIDLAERERLPHVAIHALLDGRDTMPRSGLGFMRETLERARGRARVASLGGRYFGMDRDKRWDRTEKWYRAAVQGTGPAGADPLAVIRAAYERDETDEFIAPTTIVENGKPVAPIRDGDALICFNYRADRMRQIVRALTMDGFDGFATAPRPTVYVVSMTQYDQTFSVPIAFAPRSLVNIVGEVISDAGMTQLRTAETEKYAHVTYFFNGGRETPFKGEDRLLVPSQKVATYDLAPEMSAAGVTDALCSAVEAREHDFILCNYANSDMVGHTGSLPATIRAVETVDACLARLLTSAERVGARLLITADHGNCEQMIDPETGGPHTAHTTNPVPILAVDAGAAAPAHGGGAFPLRSGGALCDVGPTLLRMLGLETPPEMTGKDLRTLGADS
- a CDS encoding amino acid permease; this translates as MNLFRRKSVTALQAEAMSDHSLQRVLGPLNLTTLGIGAIIGTGIFVLTGEVAAQNAGPAVVLSFIFAGVASVFAALCYSEFAALIPMAGSAYTYGYATLGEFVAWIIGWDLILEYALGAVTVAIGWSGYVVSFLRDVGINVPCAFSAARGISVHCADGSTATAIFNLPAVIIIAVVTALLVVGIKESANVNNVIVMIKVAVVLLFIFAAVHAVHPANWHPFIPPATGKRGEFGWGGVTTGAGIVFFAYIGFDAVSTAAQEAKNPQRDMPIGIIGSLVICTLLYIAVSAIATGVMSYKLLNVPDPIAVAADAAGLGWMASLIKLGAIAGLSSVILVMLLGQSRVFYSMARDGLLPPIVNKVHPKFHTPYVTSIVTGVIVAFFAAILPIADAANLVSIGTLMAFVIVSIGVVVLRVREPDLPRAFKTPMVWAVGPLGALSAAYLMYRLPWETWVRLIVWFVLGMIIYWTYSLWHSNLAKASPEASD
- a CDS encoding SH3 domain-containing protein, with translation MFYSGPGTQKLATVTQGTVVAPAGQSGKYLRVILRGYIATSLLGGPSDSFATRVTGTDARLRTSASTSAPVAAALEQGVGFHVVKRGGGWTKVERAGWILRSALPATLPADPAPSVLHLAPPAQIKQSPVAPPVTPATPDTTPPGAGQAGDVTPVGTTGLAPAPDVAPVATVQHGAVLTPLARERGWVRVRLEGWVREADVAAADSSLARLSAADLRASPQQYVGRTVRWTVTSLAFQTADALRHDMKPDEPYLLARGPGAETSLLYLALPPDLVARAQALPPMAQLIITATVRTGRSDPAGVPILDVSSMTTR